GGTCTTTGGGGGATTTAGACTTGGCCAACGATGTCCCGCGGATATGCCGGACGGCGGCTTCGGTGAGTTCCCGGCCGCGCGAAGTGCGTTTGAGCAGACCGATCTTCAACAGATACGGCTCGACCACATCCACAAGGGTATCCACCTCTTCATTCAGGGTTGCTGCCAAAGCATCGATCCCGACAGGCCCCCCCTTATAATTGGCGTCGATCACGCGCAAGAGGCGGCGGTCGATTTCATCCAGCCCGATCGCGTCGATCCCCAGCGTGACCATGGCCTGATCGACCACGGCTTTGCCGACCCGGCCGTCCGCGGTCTTGACCTGGGCGAAATCCCGCACGCGGCGCAGAAGCCGGTTGGCGATGCGCGGCGTGCCCCGGGCCCGGCCGGCGATCTCCCGGCAGGACTCGGCGTCGATCGCGACGTTCAGTTTGCGGGCGGAATTCTCGATGATGCAGCTCAAATCATCCGGGGAATAAAAATCCAGGTGGTGAAAGATCCCGAAACGGTCGCGCAGGGGCGAGGCCAGAAGCCCGCTGCGGGTCGTGGCCCCGATGATCGTGAACGGCTTGAGGCTGAAATTGATCGTCCGGGCATGCGGGCCTTTGTCCACCACAAAATCGATCTTGTAATTTTCCATGGCCGGGTAAAGGAATTCCTCCACGACCTTGGAAAGCCGGTGGATCTCGTCGATGAAAAGGATGTCGCCGAGCTCCAGGTTGGTCAGGATCCCGATGAGGTCCCCCGCCCGCTCGATCGCGGGGCCGGAGGTCACGGTGATGCGGGCGCCCATCTCATGGGAAATGATGTACGCCAGAGACGTCTTGCCCAGTCCGGGCGGGCCGGAAAACAGCATGTGTTCCAGGGGTTCCTGACGCTGTTTCGTGGCTTCAATGGAAACGCGCAGATTTTCGACGATGTCCTTCTGCCCGACAAACTCATCCAGCCGCGAGGGGCGCAGAGACAGCCCGATGATCTTGTCTTCCTCGGTTTCCTGATTGACGACCAAGCGGCGTCGTTCGTCCGTCATGTCACACCATCGCTTTGGGTTACTTGTCCGCCGGAGGCGGAGCGGATTTGTCGTCCGGGACAACGTTGCTGCGGTTGCGCGAGACCTGGATGTCGTCAAAAATCCTCTTCTGAAAAACGAGGATCTCTTTCAGCCGGATCAGCTCCAGAACCGCCATAAAGGTCACGATCGCCTCCAGCTTGTTGCGGGACTTCGCAAAAAGGTCCGCCAGCATCACGGACTCTCTGTCCAGGAGGACATGCAGGATGTCGTGAATCTTTTGCTCGACGGTATATTCCTCTTTATCGACCTGGTAGACCGTCTCGTCCTTAAACTTGTTCAACGCCTTGGTGAAGGCCGTGATCAGGTCGAACAGGTTCGCCTCAAAAAACACTTCCTTGGCGTCGTTACGAAGCTCCTTGGTCTTTCCCTCGTCCAGTTTCCGTCCGAACAGGTCCTGGCGAAAAAGCTCCTTCTCTTTGAGCTTCTCGGCGATCTCCTTGAACATTTTGTATTCCTGCAGGCGCCGCACCAGCTCATCGCGGGGGTCTTCCTCTTCCGGCTGCACCTCGCTGGGATCAGGCGGCAGGAGCATCTTGGACTTGATCTGCATCAGGGTCGCGGCCATGACCAGGAAATCGCCCACAACCTCCAGGTCCAGCATCTTCATGAGCTCGATATACGACAGATACTGGTCCGTGATCTTGGCGATGGGAATGTCGCAGATATCGATATCGTCCTTCTTGATCAGGTACAGAAGGAGGTCCAGGGGGCCTTCAAAAGTGTCGAGCTTGATTTTATATCCCATGGGCGAACACGGCCTCCTTGACCTCGAGCATGGTTTTCTCCGCGATGGCCGCGGCCTTTTTACGGCCCTCTTCCAGGATCTCGCGGATGCGGTCTTTCCTGGCGGCGAGGGCCTTCCGTTTGTCCTGAATGGGCTTGAGCCGCTTCATCAGGGCCCCGGCAAAAAATAATTTACAGTCCGTGCATCCTTTCTTCGCTCCCGTGCACCAGGCATGGACATCCGCCGCGTGTTCCGGGGCAAAGACCTGAAAATACGAATACACATTGCATTCGTCCGGGTGCCCGGGGTCGGCCAGCTTGATCCGCCGGGGATCGGTGAACATCTGCTTGACCTTGGCCGTAACGTCTTCCGGAGAATCGGACAGATTGATGGCGTTCTGATAACTCTTGCTCATCTTGCGACCGTCAACTCCTAAAAGCCGCGGGGTTTGCGTGAGGATGGCTTCACACTCGGGAAAAATCCGGACTTTGTAAAGGTGATGGAACCGGCGCAGGATTTCCCGCGTCAGTTCCAGGTGAGGCAGCTGGTCCTCGCCGATCGGAACGGCATTGGCTTTATAAAGCAGGATGTCGGCCGCCTGCAGGACAGGATATCCGAGGAAGGCGTACGTCTGCAGATCGCGCGTCGTGATTTCCCGGAGCTGTTCCTTGTAGGTCGGGTTGCGTTCCAGCCAGCCCAGGGGAGTGAGGCAGGACAGGATCATGGCCAGCTCCAGATGCTGGGGAACCTGCGACTGGACAAAGACAATCGACTTCTCGGGATCGATCCCGCAGGCCATCCAGTCCAGCGCCATGTCTATGATATTCTCGGAGATCCCGGAGCTGTTCTCGTATTCCCCCATCAGGGCGTGCCAGTCCACGATCCCGAAAACGCAGGCATGCGTGTCCTGCATGGGGACCCAGTTCTGGAGAGCGCCGACGAGATGCCCCAGATGGAGCTTGCCGGTCGGGCGCATCCCGCTGAATACGACTTTTTTCTTCATGCGAGGAGAATCTCGGTTATCGGATCAAATTACAAGGTCCGGGCGATGGATTCCACTTCGAAAGCCTCGATGATGTCGCCGGGCTCAAATTTGTCGAACCCTTCCAGGGTGAGGCCGCATTCAAAACCTTCGGCCACGTCCCGGACATCGTCCTTGAAACGCTTCAGGGAGGAAATGCTGCCAGTATACGCCACCTCTCCGTTGCGGATCAGCTCGGCCTTGGCCTTGCGGTGGACCTTCCCCTTCACCACAAAACATCCGGCGACGATCCCGGACTTGCTGAGCTTGAACACCTGGCGGACCTCAATGCGGCTTAAAAACTTCTTCTTGAGCTTCGGTTCCAGAAGCCCTTCCAGGGCCTTGCGGATGTCATTGACGGCGTCATAGATGATGCGGTACAAACGGACGTCCACCGGCTGCTTTTCCAGTTCCTCCTGGCCGCGGGTGTCGAGCTCCACATGGAATCCGATGATGATGGCGTTGGAAGCCACCGCCAGGATCACGTCGGAAGCGTTGATGTCTCCTACGCCGAGGTGGATGAATTTGATCTTCACTTCTTCGCTGGGAATCTTTTCCAAAGAATCCTGCAGGGCTTCAACGGACCCCTGAACGTCGGCCTTGAGGATAACGTTCAATTCCTTGAGTTTGCCCTCCTTGACATGGGAATAAAGGTCTTCCAGGGTGATTTTCTGGAGCGGCCTGAGTTTGGCGGCCTTGAAATATTCCTGCCTGACCTGGGTGATCTCCCTCGCCCGCTTCTCGTCCTCAACCACATAGAACAGCTCTCCGGCTTCCGGAACGGCCGGGAGGCCGAGGATCTGCACCGGGGTTGAAGGGCCGGATTCGGTGATCGGCCGTTCCCGGTCGTCGAACATGGCCTTGATCTTGCCGTAATGAGGCCCCACCACCACAATATCGTTGCTCCGCAGGGTCCCGCTCTGGATGATCAAATCCGCAACGGACCCCCGGCCCTGGCTCATATGCGCGTCGACAACAATGCCGGTGGCCTTCTTGTCATAGTTGGCTCTCAGTTCCAAAAGCTCCGCTTCCAGCAGGATCATTTCCAGAAGACTGTCGATCCCTTCGCCGGTCAAGGCGGACACGCCGACAACGACCGTCTTCTTTCCCGGCATGCCGTCCACCCACCATTCCTCGGGCACGAGCCCGAGGTTCATGAGCTGTTTCTTGACGCCGTCCTGATCGGCGTTGGGCCTGTCAATTTTGTTCAAGGCCACGACGATCGGGACCCCGGCGGCGCGGGCATGATCCAGGGCCTCGGTGGTCTGGGGCATAATCCCTTCGTCCGCCGCCACGACCAGCACAACGAGGTCCGTGATATGCGCCCCGCGGGCCCGCATGGCCGTAAAGGCCTCATGGCCCGGCGTGTCCAGGAAGGTGATGCGCCCCTTGGAAACGCTCACGGAATACGCCCCGATATGCTGGGTGATGCCGCCGTGCTCTCCCTCGGCGACCTTGCTCTTGCGGATCTTGTCCAGCAGGGACGTCTTTCCGTGGTCAACATGGCCCATGAACGTCACGACCGGAGCGCGGGATTTGAGGAGCGAGGGATCGTCCTGTTCCTCCTTGTGGACATCGATCAACTGCTGTTCCAAAGTTTTGATCTGTGTGACCTCATAACCAAGGGCATGAGCGAGTTTTCTCACAATGTCTTCGCCGAGATTCTGGTTGATCGTGGCCAGGACACCCATCTGCATCAATTGCTTGAGGATCACGCTCACTTTTTCCTGGACCTTGACGGCAAAATCCTTGACCGTGATCGGGACATTGATTTCCAACGGTTTGAGACCGGAAACGGCAGCCCCGGCGCCGTCCGTAAACGCAGGCGCCGAGAAAGAACCGGACGGTTCCCCGGCCCCAGGCAAAGCTTCCCCCGGGTGCGCGTGCGGCCGGCCAAAATGGTCCGACCTTCCCATGGGCCGTCTTTTGCGCTTCAATGTCGGCTTCACAGCAACAAAAGGTTCGCTGGAAATCGGGACCCTTGACTTGGCCGCCGATTCGGTCACGGCAGGAGCGGCCGCAGGGGCAGGGTCAGCTTTAACAGCCGCCGGGGGGACCGGGGCCGGTTCCTCCGGCTTGACCGCTTCTTTGGCTTTCTCGGGCGCAGCCTTTTTCGTTATTTTGGAAACTTTGGATTTTGCGGCCGGCGGTTCCGCCGCGGCCGCTGTTTTAGCGGCTTTCGCCGGTTTGGCCGCTTTGGCCTCTTTCACCGGCTTGGCCTCTTTGATTTCGTCCTTGGCCTTGGGCGGTTCAGGCTTTTTCACGGAGGCACTCGGCCTCATCTTGCCAAGCTCGCTGCGCAAAACCGCGACCACGGCCCCGCTCAGTTCCTGTTGGGAATCTTTGGCCTTGAGCTTCATGGCCTTAAGTTTTCCCAAAACGTCATCGCTGGATAAATTGTATAATTTGGCTAAGTCTGCAACTTTCATATCACCAACAGCTTTCTTATAGAGCCGGTTATCGGGAGAATCGGTTACGAGTTCTCCTTTAGCATGGATTTCGCCTCATTGACGACTTTTTCCGCTTTGATTTTACCCAAACCCTTTATCTCTGTCAAATCATCCGGATTCTGCTGGGAAAGTTTCTCCAGAGTGTCAATTCCCTTGTCCTTGAGCGCCGCCAGGATTTTTTCGCCCAGCCCGGGAACGTCTTCCAGGGTACACAGCGCATCTTTCCCTTTAGCTGCCGGTTCTGCGACCGCCGCCTTTGCAGGCACTGATTCGGATTTTTTCGGCTGCTGTTCGGCTTCCATCGCGGCCTGGTGTTCTTTCCACTGATCGGCCGTGAAGATATTGATCTCCCAGCCGACCAGACTGCTGGCCAGCCGGACGTTCTGCCCGTGCTTGCCGATGGCCACCGACAACTGATCTTCATTCACGATGATGTTGGCCCGTTTTGAGGCCGAGTTGATCTGGATCTGCGAGATCTCGGCCGGCTTGAGGGCTTCCTGGATATATTCCTTGATGTCGTCCGAATGACGGATGATGTCGATCTTCTCGCCCTGGAGTTCGGAAACGATGTTTTTGACTCTCGCCCCCCGCATCCCCACGCAGGCGCCCACGCAGTCCACCTTGTCGTCCTTGGAATGAACCGCGATCTTGGTCCGCTCACCGACATCGCGGGCGATAGACTTGATCTCGACGATCCCTTCGTAAATCTCCGGGACCTCCAATTCAAACAGACGCTTCACAAAATTCGGGTTGGCGCGCGACAGGATGATGACAGGCCCCTTGGCGTCGCGCTTGACTTCCAGGACATAAGCCCGGATACGGTCCCCCTGCTTAAACTCTTCCTTGGGAGACTGCTCGCTGCGCGGGACCATGCCTTCGGTCTTTCCCAGATCAATGATGATGCTGCCTTTCTCAAAGCGGTAAACCCCGCCGCTGATGATCTGCCCGACGCGGGTCTGAAATTCTCCGAACACCACGTCCTTTTCGGCTTCGCGGATTTTCTGGATGACCACCTGTTTGGCGGTCTGGGCGGCGATGCGGCCGAACTCGCTGGACCGGATCTCCTGGCCCGCCGCGTACGCGGTGAGTTTGCCGCTCTTGCGGTCCAGGACCACCTTGATGTCCTCTTCCTTGCCCACCGTCCACACCTTTTTCGCTGCCGAGGCGACCGCGGCTTCCACCGCCTCGATCAAAATCTCCTTATTGATGCCCTTGTCGCGCTCAAGTTGTTCCAGAATTGCCAACAATTCACTTCTGTCCATAGTTCGTGTCCTTCCTATTCCTAATCGATGTATTGTACGGCTTTTTTGATTTTACTGAAAGGGATCGCCAGCTCCCCGGTTCGGCCCGAAACGCGGACACAATCTCCGTCAACTCCGGCGATGTCCCCGATATGCTCCCATTTCCCATTGACCGGTTCTTCCAAAAAAAAGTGGACGGCCCGGCCCGACACGCGCAAGAAATCCCCGGGAGTTTTCAACGGCCAATCCAGCCCCGGCGAAGAGACTTCCAGAGAATAATCGCCGCCGAACATGTTTTCGGCGTCCATCGTGTCCACCATCTTGCGGTTGAGTCCCGCGCATTCATCCAGCGAAATGCCGCCCCGGGGACGGTCCACAAAAACCTCGATCGCGTGCGTGCGGCCATGCAGAACGACCCGGAAACCCACAAGCTCCAGCATTTTTTCCGCCACCAGGGGCTCCAGCATCCCCCGGATTTTATCCAGCACGTCCTGAGAAATCATCGTCTCCCTCAACGGTCCAAAATCTTCCGGAGATGCCCGACCGCCTGGTCGACCGCGACCGTCGACATCTGGCCGGTGGCCCGGTCCTTGACCTCCACCATGCCTTGGGCAAAGGCTTTTTTCCCGATGACGATCCGGTACGGGATGCCGATCAAATCCGCATCGTTGAATTTCCGCCCCGCGCTTTCGTCCCTGTCGTCCAACAGGACCTCCAGCCCGGCCCCGGTCAATTCCCGGTAAAACTTTTCGGCCGTTTCCATGAGCGCGGCATCCTGCACCTGGACCGGCAGGATTTCAACGTCGAACGGGGCCACGCCGGGCGGCCAGATGATGCCGTTTTTATCATAATGGGTCTCGACGATGGCCGCGATCATGCGGCTCACCCCGATCCCGTAACATCCCATGATGGCCGGTTTTTGCTTACCGTCCTCATCCAGGAACAGGCACCCCATGGACTCGCTGTACTTGGTCCCCAACTGGAAAATATGCCCCAGCTCGATGGCCACCTGCTTCTCGGTGCGGCCGTCCTTGCTGATTTCGATTTCATCCTCGCCGATGGGCGCCGGGATCAGGAATTCATGCGAAAGCTTGCCGCCCATCGCGCCCGAATCCGCTTCCTTGATCACGACCTTCAAATCGCAGCGGGAAAAGATCCGGACATAAGCGTCATGCATCAGCTGATAATTTTTCTTGAGCCCGGCCTCATCCCTGTCAAAACTGTACGCGTCTTTCATGATGAATTCGCAGGCCCGCACGATCCCGAACCGGGTGCGGATCTCATCCCGGAACTTGGTCTGGATCTGGTAGAGGGTCACCGGCAGCTGACGGTACGATTGAACAAACCCGCGGACCAGTTCCGTGATCACCTCTTCATGGGTCGGGCCAAGGCACATGTCCCGGCCCCGGTTGTCCTTGAAACGGATCATCACGTCCTTGAGGACCTGGTCCCGGCCGCTCTTCTGCCAGATCTCGATCGGCTGCAGCACGGGCAGGAAAAGCTCCAGGGCCCCGGCCCTGTTCATCTCCTCGCGGATGATCCGGGACACTTTTTCCAGCACGCGCAACCCCAGGGGAAGATAGGTATAAACCCCGGAGGTCAGCATGTTGATGTGCCCCGCCCTCAACAGCAGCTGATGGCTCACCGCCTCCGTCCCGACGGGGATTTCCTTCAACGTGGGAATAAAATATTTTGACCAGTACATCTCAACTCCTCAAACGCCCTCTTATTCAAAAAACCCGTCCGGAAGAGTGACGTTGTGCTTGGAAAAATCCTCGTAAAAAGACGGCCTCTGCCTGTTCATGGCCCAATGGCCGATAACCTTGCCGTTCGGGTCGATCCTCTCCTGCTCGAACCGGAAAATCTCCGGCGTGACGACGCGTTGGGCTTTCTCATCGTAATACGAATCGTTCACAAAGGTGATCCGGCGCACGCCGTCGCGGAACAACTCGATATGGACGACCAGGTCCACGGCCCGCGCGACCTGCCGGCGGATCTCCTCGGTGCTGAGCTGGATCCCGGTCATCAGCATCATCGTGACCATGCGGTTGAAACAGTCTTCGGGAGAATCCGCGTGAACGATGGCGAGCGAGCCCGAGTGCCCGGAGGAGATGGACTGGATCAGGTCCAGCATTTCCACGCCGCGGACTTCCCCGATGATGATCCGGTCGGGGCGCATGCGCAAAGAATTGACAAACAGGTCCCGGATCGCGATCGCCCCCTTGCCTTCGATGTTGGACGGCTTGGCGATCAGCGTGACAACGTGGTCCTGCAAAAGCCGCAATTCCGGGGTGTCCTCGATGGTGATGATGCGCTCATCCTCGGGGATATGGCGCGACAAAACGTTCAGGGCGGTCGTCTTACCGGTCCCGGTCGCCCCGCAGAACACGACGTTGAGCTTGGCCTTCATCGCGGCCGTCAACAGCACCGCCATCTTTTTATCGAGCATCCCGCGGTTGACCAGATCGTCAACGGTGTTGATATCGCTGGAGAACTTGCGGATCGTCACGATCGGCCCCGCCAGGGAGCACGGGGGGATGATAACGTTGACACGGGACCCGTCCGGGAGCGAAAAGTCGACGTACGGCGACGATTCGTCCACGC
This sequence is a window from Candidatus Omnitrophota bacterium. Protein-coding genes within it:
- the ruvB gene encoding Holliday junction branch migration DNA helicase RuvB; this translates as MTDERRRLVVNQETEEDKIIGLSLRPSRLDEFVGQKDIVENLRVSIEATKQRQEPLEHMLFSGPPGLGKTSLAYIISHEMGARITVTSGPAIERAGDLIGILTNLELGDILFIDEIHRLSKVVEEFLYPAMENYKIDFVVDKGPHARTINFSLKPFTIIGATTRSGLLASPLRDRFGIFHHLDFYSPDDLSCIIENSARKLNVAIDAESCREIAGRARGTPRIANRLLRRVRDFAQVKTADGRVGKAVVDQAMVTLGIDAIGLDEIDRRLLRVIDANYKGGPVGIDALAATLNEEVDTLVDVVEPYLLKIGLLKRTSRGRELTEAAVRHIRGTSLAKSKSPKDLF
- a CDS encoding segregation/condensation protein A — encoded protein: MGYKIKLDTFEGPLDLLLYLIKKDDIDICDIPIAKITDQYLSYIELMKMLDLEVVGDFLVMAATLMQIKSKMLLPPDPSEVQPEEEDPRDELVRRLQEYKMFKEIAEKLKEKELFRQDLFGRKLDEGKTKELRNDAKEVFFEANLFDLITAFTKALNKFKDETVYQVDKEEYTVEQKIHDILHVLLDRESVMLADLFAKSRNKLEAIVTFMAVLELIRLKEILVFQKRIFDDIQVSRNRSNVVPDDKSAPPPADK
- the trpS gene encoding tryptophan--tRNA ligase; translation: MKKKVVFSGMRPTGKLHLGHLVGALQNWVPMQDTHACVFGIVDWHALMGEYENSSGISENIIDMALDWMACGIDPEKSIVFVQSQVPQHLELAMILSCLTPLGWLERNPTYKEQLREITTRDLQTYAFLGYPVLQAADILLYKANAVPIGEDQLPHLELTREILRRFHHLYKVRIFPECEAILTQTPRLLGVDGRKMSKSYQNAINLSDSPEDVTAKVKQMFTDPRRIKLADPGHPDECNVYSYFQVFAPEHAADVHAWCTGAKKGCTDCKLFFAGALMKRLKPIQDKRKALAARKDRIREILEEGRKKAAAIAEKTMLEVKEAVFAHGI
- the infB gene encoding translation initiation factor IF-2; this translates as MKVADLAKLYNLSSDDVLGKLKAMKLKAKDSQQELSGAVVAVLRSELGKMRPSASVKKPEPPKAKDEIKEAKPVKEAKAAKPAKAAKTAAAAEPPAAKSKVSKITKKAAPEKAKEAVKPEEPAPVPPAAVKADPAPAAAPAVTESAAKSRVPISSEPFVAVKPTLKRKRRPMGRSDHFGRPHAHPGEALPGAGEPSGSFSAPAFTDGAGAAVSGLKPLEINVPITVKDFAVKVQEKVSVILKQLMQMGVLATINQNLGEDIVRKLAHALGYEVTQIKTLEQQLIDVHKEEQDDPSLLKSRAPVVTFMGHVDHGKTSLLDKIRKSKVAEGEHGGITQHIGAYSVSVSKGRITFLDTPGHEAFTAMRARGAHITDLVVLVVAADEGIMPQTTEALDHARAAGVPIVVALNKIDRPNADQDGVKKQLMNLGLVPEEWWVDGMPGKKTVVVGVSALTGEGIDSLLEMILLEAELLELRANYDKKATGIVVDAHMSQGRGSVADLIIQSGTLRSNDIVVVGPHYGKIKAMFDDRERPITESGPSTPVQILGLPAVPEAGELFYVVEDEKRAREITQVRQEYFKAAKLRPLQKITLEDLYSHVKEGKLKELNVILKADVQGSVEALQDSLEKIPSEEVKIKFIHLGVGDINASDVILAVASNAIIIGFHVELDTRGQEELEKQPVDVRLYRIIYDAVNDIRKALEGLLEPKLKKKFLSRIEVRQVFKLSKSGIVAGCFVVKGKVHRKAKAELIRNGEVAYTGSISSLKRFKDDVRDVAEGFECGLTLEGFDKFEPGDIIEAFEVESIARTL
- the nusA gene encoding transcription termination factor NusA, which codes for MDRSELLAILEQLERDKGINKEILIEAVEAAVASAAKKVWTVGKEEDIKVVLDRKSGKLTAYAAGQEIRSSEFGRIAAQTAKQVVIQKIREAEKDVVFGEFQTRVGQIISGGVYRFEKGSIIIDLGKTEGMVPRSEQSPKEEFKQGDRIRAYVLEVKRDAKGPVIILSRANPNFVKRLFELEVPEIYEGIVEIKSIARDVGERTKIAVHSKDDKVDCVGACVGMRGARVKNIVSELQGEKIDIIRHSDDIKEYIQEALKPAEISQIQINSASKRANIIVNEDQLSVAIGKHGQNVRLASSLVGWEINIFTADQWKEHQAAMEAEQQPKKSESVPAKAAVAEPAAKGKDALCTLEDVPGLGEKILAALKDKGIDTLEKLSQQNPDDLTEIKGLGKIKAEKVVNEAKSMLKENS
- the rimP gene encoding ribosome maturation factor RimP — its product is MISQDVLDKIRGMLEPLVAEKMLELVGFRVVLHGRTHAIEVFVDRPRGGISLDECAGLNRKMVDTMDAENMFGGDYSLEVSSPGLDWPLKTPGDFLRVSGRAVHFFLEEPVNGKWEHIGDIAGVDGDCVRVSGRTGELAIPFSKIKKAVQYID
- the proS gene encoding proline--tRNA ligase, with the translated sequence MYWSKYFIPTLKEIPVGTEAVSHQLLLRAGHINMLTSGVYTYLPLGLRVLEKVSRIIREEMNRAGALELFLPVLQPIEIWQKSGRDQVLKDVMIRFKDNRGRDMCLGPTHEEVITELVRGFVQSYRQLPVTLYQIQTKFRDEIRTRFGIVRACEFIMKDAYSFDRDEAGLKKNYQLMHDAYVRIFSRCDLKVVIKEADSGAMGGKLSHEFLIPAPIGEDEIEISKDGRTEKQVAIELGHIFQLGTKYSESMGCLFLDEDGKQKPAIMGCYGIGVSRMIAAIVETHYDKNGIIWPPGVAPFDVEILPVQVQDAALMETAEKFYRELTGAGLEVLLDDRDESAGRKFNDADLIGIPYRIVIGKKAFAQGMVEVKDRATGQMSTVAVDQAVGHLRKILDR
- a CDS encoding ATPase, T2SS/T4P/T4SS family, which encodes MVEREIRNLIHQFLIKKTDFIKVKDKLTEDQMRIFVDKAISDMCREEEIELATEERITLIRELVTASVSLGPLRTIMEDKAISEIMINGYNKVYIQKFGKLELTDIKFLSNDHLLHTVQKLLSLSGTSRRVDESSPYVDFSLPDGSRVNVIIPPCSLAGPIVTIRKFSSDINTVDDLVNRGMLDKKMAVLLTAAMKAKLNVVFCGATGTGKTTALNVLSRHIPEDERIITIEDTPELRLLQDHVVTLIAKPSNIEGKGAIAIRDLFVNSLRMRPDRIIIGEVRGVEMLDLIQSISSGHSGSLAIVHADSPEDCFNRMVTMMLMTGIQLSTEEIRRQVARAVDLVVHIELFRDGVRRITFVNDSYYDEKAQRVVTPEIFRFEQERIDPNGKVIGHWAMNRQRPSFYEDFSKHNVTLPDGFFE